Proteins encoded within one genomic window of Mesorhizobium sp. AR10:
- the dut gene encoding dUTP diphosphatase, with translation MRAAFQTSSVIGPSVGFVRLPHGEGLPLPAYESTGAAGMDLRAAVPDDRPLLILPGKRALVPTGLILEIPEGMEGQVRPRSGLAFKHGLTCLNTPGTIDSDYRGEVKVLLINLGDEDFAVTRGMRIAQIVFASVVQATVEERTLAGGTTRGSGGFGSTGTA, from the coding sequence ATGCGCGCAGCCTTCCAAACCTCCTCCGTCATCGGCCCCTCCGTCGGCTTCGTCAGGTTGCCGCATGGCGAGGGCTTGCCGCTTCCAGCCTATGAAAGCACCGGCGCCGCCGGCATGGATCTGCGGGCTGCCGTGCCGGATGACCGGCCGCTGCTGATCCTGCCCGGAAAGCGCGCACTGGTGCCGACCGGGCTGATCCTGGAAATTCCGGAGGGCATGGAAGGCCAGGTGCGGCCGCGCTCGGGTCTCGCCTTCAAGCATGGCCTTACTTGCCTCAACACGCCTGGCACTATCGACAGCGACTATCGCGGCGAGGTGAAGGTGCTGTTGATCAATCTCGGTGACGAGGATTTCGCGGTGACCCGCGGCATGCGCATCGCCCAGATCGTCTTCGCTTCCGTGGTGCAGGCAACGGTCGAGGAGCGGACATTGGCCGGCGGCACGACACGTGGCTCCGGCGGATTCGGATCGACCGGCACGGCCTGA
- a CDS encoding Lrp/AsnC family transcriptional regulator: MSVEIDEIDRRLLAELQRDGTLSVDQLSEKVSLSRNACWRRVKRLEEDGIITSRVALVDADKLGLGLSVFILIRTSNHDPDWLQKFRAAVTGFSEITGVYRMSGDLDYVLRARVADVKAYDRLYQRLIAKVALSDVSASFVMEEIKETTVVPVELR; this comes from the coding sequence ATGTCAGTGGAAATCGATGAAATCGACCGTAGATTGCTGGCCGAACTGCAACGCGACGGCACGCTGTCGGTCGACCAATTGTCGGAAAAGGTATCGCTGTCGCGCAACGCCTGCTGGCGGCGGGTTAAGCGGCTGGAGGAAGACGGCATCATCACCAGCCGGGTGGCGCTGGTCGATGCCGACAAGCTTGGGCTCGGGCTTTCGGTGTTCATCCTGATCCGCACCTCCAATCACGATCCGGACTGGCTGCAGAAATTCCGGGCAGCGGTGACCGGGTTTTCCGAGATCACCGGGGTCTACCGCATGTCCGGCGACCTCGACTATGTGCTGCGCGCCCGCGTCGCCGACGTAAAGGCCTATGACCGGCTCTACCAGCGGCTGATCGCCAAGGTGGCACTGTCAGACGTCTCCGCTTCCTTCGTCATGGAAGAGATCAAGGAGACGACGGTGGTTCCCGTGGAACTGCGCTAG
- a CDS encoding amidase gives MDIVFSSTTELAAAIRDRKISAVEALDAHLAQIDNHNKAINAVVMLDREGARDRARKADAAQARGDALGPLHGVPFTLKDTHETAGMKTTVGFPPFADYVAKVDSPVVARLKAAGGILIGKTNVATMLGDWQSDNPLFGRTSNPWDLRRTAGGSSGGAAAALCAGMTPFEIGTDMQDSIRLPAAFCGVYGLKPTEHRISLAGAFPDPGVSARSVRLMSCLGPLARSVEDLSLVYKIIAGPDAGDTDLAAVPVEDMPALDLKTLRIAFAPFFPGFPVAVEISAAVEKLAKQLQSAGATVGEANLPKLDLHDDLAEGGALIGMMLEAAQLEPPEQPTPISSWFEALARRDRSILAWDRFFETCDALLCPVAMTTAFPVCEPGTSIAVDGKEQSYWMLPAYGAVFNYGGHPALSMPCGQDGDGLPIGLQLVGKRWSESRLLGIAQAVTPLTGGFRRPPDY, from the coding sequence ATGGATATCGTCTTTTCCTCCACCACCGAACTGGCGGCCGCGATCCGCGACCGCAAAATTTCTGCTGTGGAAGCGCTGGACGCGCATCTGGCGCAGATCGACAACCATAACAAAGCGATCAACGCTGTCGTTATGCTCGACAGGGAAGGGGCTCGTGACCGCGCAAGAAAGGCCGATGCGGCGCAAGCGCGTGGCGACGCTCTCGGGCCGCTGCATGGCGTGCCGTTCACGCTGAAGGACACGCACGAGACCGCAGGCATGAAGACCACGGTTGGCTTCCCACCCTTTGCCGACTATGTGGCAAAGGTAGACAGCCCGGTCGTTGCACGGTTGAAAGCCGCAGGCGGCATTCTGATCGGTAAGACCAATGTGGCGACGATGCTGGGCGACTGGCAATCGGACAATCCGCTGTTCGGCCGCACCAGCAATCCGTGGGATCTCCGGCGCACGGCGGGCGGCTCCAGCGGCGGCGCGGCGGCAGCACTTTGCGCCGGGATGACGCCGTTCGAAATTGGCACCGACATGCAGGATTCGATCCGGCTGCCGGCCGCTTTCTGTGGCGTCTACGGCCTCAAGCCGACCGAGCATCGTATCTCGCTGGCCGGCGCCTTTCCCGATCCGGGAGTTTCTGCGCGCAGCGTGCGGCTGATGTCTTGCCTCGGCCCTCTGGCGCGCAGCGTGGAAGACCTTTCACTGGTCTACAAGATTATCGCCGGTCCGGATGCAGGCGACACCGACCTTGCGGCTGTGCCGGTCGAAGACATGCCGGCGCTTGACCTCAAGACGCTGCGCATCGCTTTTGCACCGTTCTTTCCGGGTTTTCCGGTGGCTGTCGAGATCAGCGCCGCCGTCGAAAAGCTGGCAAAGCAGCTTCAGTCCGCTGGCGCAACCGTCGGGGAAGCAAACCTGCCGAAGCTCGACCTGCATGACGATCTGGCCGAGGGCGGCGCACTGATCGGCATGATGCTGGAGGCCGCACAGCTCGAACCACCGGAGCAGCCGACGCCGATCTCCAGCTGGTTCGAAGCGCTCGCTCGCCGCGACCGGTCCATCCTCGCCTGGGACCGGTTCTTCGAAACTTGCGATGCCTTGCTGTGTCCGGTCGCCATGACCACGGCTTTCCCGGTTTGCGAACCGGGAACGTCGATAGCGGTCGATGGCAAGGAGCAGAGCTACTGGATGCTGCCGGCCTATGGCGCGGTGTTCAACTACGGTGGCCACCCGGCGCTTTCGATGCCATGCGGGCAGGACGGCGACGGCTTGCCCATCGGCCTGCAGCTGGTCGGCAAGCGCTGGTCGGAGTCGCGGCTGCTTGGCATCGCCCAGGCTGTGACGCCGCTGACCGGCGGCTTTCGCCGTCCGCCCGATTATTGA
- a CDS encoding NAD(P)/FAD-dependent oxidoreductase: MSKQVIVIGAGIIGASIAWNLTRAGARVTVIADSGVGGVATPNTFAWINASWGNPEPYFRLRIRAMAEWTRLAKDLPGISLAWCGGLYWDLPAAELEAYAAEHSAWGYGISQVDSVQAARIEPNLVELPVFALHVAEEGVAEPVAVTRALLADAERHGARILAGAVVTALVESNSRVTGVDTSGGLFAADEVVIAAGVGSPDIAATAGIKLQLETPPGLIVHSRPHEKLLNGLVLAERLHMRQTAEGRIIAGSDFGGADPGADAAATARDVFAAMKAMLRGADGLKLDFHTVGYRPTPIDGFPIIGRAEGVNGVYVAVMHSGITLAPAVGLFATREILDGARDPLLTPYGLERFAQ; encoded by the coding sequence ATGAGCAAGCAAGTCATCGTCATCGGCGCCGGCATCATCGGCGCCTCGATCGCCTGGAATCTGACCAGGGCCGGGGCGCGGGTCACTGTGATTGCCGACAGTGGTGTCGGCGGCGTCGCCACGCCGAATACCTTTGCCTGGATCAACGCCAGCTGGGGCAATCCCGAACCGTATTTCCGGCTGCGCATCCGCGCCATGGCCGAATGGACGCGGCTGGCGAAAGACCTGCCCGGCATTTCGCTCGCCTGGTGCGGCGGCTTGTACTGGGACCTGCCGGCGGCTGAACTGGAGGCCTATGCCGCAGAACATTCCGCTTGGGGCTACGGCATCAGCCAAGTCGACAGCGTGCAAGCCGCGCGCATCGAGCCCAACCTGGTCGAGCTTCCCGTTTTCGCCCTGCATGTCGCCGAGGAAGGCGTCGCCGAGCCGGTCGCTGTCACACGGGCGCTGCTGGCCGATGCCGAACGGCATGGCGCCCGGATCCTGGCCGGCGCGGTTGTCACAGCATTGGTGGAAAGCAACAGCCGGGTTACCGGCGTCGACACGTCAGGCGGATTGTTCGCCGCCGATGAGGTGGTGATCGCGGCCGGCGTCGGTTCGCCGGACATTGCCGCGACCGCAGGGATAAAACTGCAGCTCGAGACGCCGCCCGGCCTGATCGTTCATTCGCGCCCCCACGAGAAGTTGCTCAATGGCTTGGTGCTGGCCGAGCGGCTGCATATGCGCCAGACGGCGGAGGGTCGCATCATCGCCGGCTCGGATTTCGGCGGCGCCGATCCGGGCGCGGATGCCGCAGCCACTGCTCGCGACGTGTTTGCGGCAATGAAGGCCATGTTGCGTGGGGCCGACGGACTGAAACTCGATTTCCATACGGTCGGCTATCGGCCGACACCCATCGACGGCTTTCCGATCATCGGACGGGCTGAGGGCGTGAACGGCGTTTATGTCGCGGTTATGCATTCAGGCATCACGCTGGCGCCCGCCGTCGGCCTGTTCGCCACCCGGGAAATTCTGGACGGCGCGCGCGATCCGCTGCTTACACCATACGGCCTGGAGCGGTTCGCTCAATAA
- a CDS encoding isocitrate lyase/PEP mutase family protein yields MDKGKIFRDLHASTFVMPNPWDVGTTKLLASFGFKALATTSAGFAFSRGLPDGAVTFEAMIHHCRDVTAATSLPVSADLEKGKGDSPTSAAETIFAAEAAGLAGCSIEDHTGDPDKPIYDFSHAVERVAAAVEAARALKHDFVFTARAENFLWGKPDIDDTIKRLQAFEKAGADVLYAPGLGDVETVRTICSAVSKPVNVMAKPGFTMAELAMAGVKRVSLGPWLANFAFGMLETAAREIQQDGTFGFTRAAMPFGKLQALFSTPNP; encoded by the coding sequence ATGGACAAGGGCAAGATCTTTCGCGACCTGCACGCTTCGACCTTCGTCATGCCCAATCCCTGGGATGTCGGCACAACCAAGCTTCTCGCCTCCTTCGGATTCAAGGCGCTGGCAACGACAAGTGCGGGCTTTGCCTTTTCGCGGGGCCTGCCCGATGGCGCGGTGACATTCGAGGCGATGATCCACCATTGCCGCGACGTGACGGCGGCGACCAGCCTGCCGGTTTCGGCCGATCTCGAGAAAGGCAAGGGCGACAGTCCGACAAGTGCCGCCGAGACCATTTTCGCCGCCGAAGCGGCTGGCCTTGCCGGCTGTTCGATCGAGGACCACACCGGCGACCCGGACAAGCCGATCTACGATTTTTCGCATGCCGTCGAGCGCGTCGCCGCGGCAGTCGAGGCGGCCCGCGCCTTGAAGCATGATTTCGTCTTCACCGCGCGGGCCGAGAATTTCCTGTGGGGCAAGCCCGACATCGACGACACGATCAAGCGGCTGCAGGCGTTCGAGAAAGCCGGCGCCGACGTGCTCTACGCGCCAGGCCTCGGCGACGTCGAGACAGTGCGCACAATCTGTTCGGCGGTGAGCAAGCCGGTCAATGTCATGGCAAAACCCGGCTTCACCATGGCCGAGCTTGCCATGGCCGGGGTCAAGCGCGTCTCGCTCGGGCCCTGGCTCGCCAATTTCGCCTTCGGCATGCTGGAGACGGCGGCGCGCGAGATCCAGCAGGACGGAACCTTCGGCTTCACCCGCGCCGCCATGCCGTTCGGCAAGCTGCAAGCGCTGTTTTCCACACCCAACCCATGA
- a CDS encoding HAD family hydrolase, translating to MPLPKLVIFDCDGILVDTENLANRRLAEWLTAAGYPTSFEYCRKHFSGRSMASVQKEIEEKTDVRLGADFVDRWNAGLPDLFAHGVEAVPHVREFVEAVRAAGIAYCVATSARVSKMHITLGQTGLLPLFEHALFSSTMVSRGKPFPDLFLHAAATMGFAAADCIVIEDSVAGTQAGIAAGMRVFSYHGDPYSDRDGLVEAGGILFDDMRELAGLVPIH from the coding sequence ATGCCCCTACCCAAACTGGTTATCTTCGATTGTGACGGGATCCTGGTCGACACCGAGAACCTGGCCAATCGACGCCTTGCCGAGTGGCTGACCGCTGCCGGCTATCCCACAAGCTTCGAATATTGCCGTAAGCATTTCTCCGGCCGCAGCATGGCGTCGGTGCAGAAAGAAATAGAAGAGAAGACCGATGTAAGGCTTGGCGCCGATTTCGTCGATCGCTGGAACGCCGGCCTGCCGGACCTGTTCGCGCATGGCGTGGAAGCCGTCCCTCACGTCCGGGAATTCGTCGAAGCGGTGCGGGCGGCCGGCATCGCCTATTGCGTCGCCACGTCGGCGCGGGTGTCGAAGATGCACATCACCCTCGGTCAGACCGGGCTGCTGCCGTTGTTCGAGCATGCGCTGTTCAGCTCGACCATGGTCTCGCGCGGCAAGCCGTTTCCTGACCTGTTCCTGCATGCGGCAGCGACAATGGGTTTCGCAGCAGCCGATTGCATCGTCATCGAGGACAGCGTCGCCGGGACGCAAGCGGGCATCGCCGCCGGCATGCGGGTGTTTTCCTATCATGGCGATCCATATTCCGACCGCGACGGGCTGGTCGAAGCCGGCGGCATATTGTTCGACGACATGCGCGAACTGGCCGGACTGGTGCCGATCCACTGA
- the ilvD gene encoding dihydroxy-acid dehydratase: MPAYRSRTTTHGRNMAGARGLWRATGMKDSDFGKPIIAVVNSFTQFVPGHVHLKDLGQLVAREIEKAGGVAKEFNTIAVDDGIAMGHDGMLYSLPSRELIADSVEYMVNAHCADAMVCISNCDKITPGMLMASLRLNIPTVFVSGGPMEAGKVVLAGKTQALDLVDAMVAAADDKISDEDVKIIERSACPTCGSCSGMFTANSMNCLTEALGLSLPGNGSTLATHADRKRLFVEAGHLIVDLAQRYYEQDDETALPRNIASKGAFENAMTLDIAMGGSTNTVLHILAAAHEGEINFDQDDIDALSRRVPVLCKVAPAKADVHMEDVHRAGGIMAILGQLDNAGLINRDLPTVHTSTLGEALDHWDISRTSSQSVRDFFLAAPGGVPTQVAFSQDRRWDELDLDREKGVIRSVEHPFSKDGGLAVLKGNLAIDGCIVKTAGVDESILKFTGPARVFESQDASVKAILGNEIKAGDVVVIRYEGPRGGPGMQEMLYPTSYLKSKGLGKACALVTDGRFSGGTSGLSIGHASPEAAEGGLIGLVQEGDTIEIDIPNRSIRLAVAEVELAARRAAMEAKGAAAWKPEEKRKRKVTTALRAYATMATSAAKGAVRHVPE, from the coding sequence ATGCCCGCCTATCGCTCCCGCACCACCACCCATGGCCGAAACATGGCCGGCGCCCGCGGTCTCTGGCGCGCCACCGGCATGAAGGATTCGGATTTCGGCAAGCCGATCATCGCCGTGGTCAATTCCTTCACCCAGTTCGTGCCGGGCCATGTCCACCTCAAGGACCTTGGCCAGTTGGTCGCGCGCGAAATCGAAAAGGCCGGCGGCGTCGCCAAGGAGTTCAACACCATCGCCGTCGATGACGGCATCGCCATGGGCCATGACGGCATGCTCTATTCGCTGCCGTCGCGCGAGCTGATCGCCGACTCGGTCGAATACATGGTCAACGCCCATTGCGCCGACGCCATGGTCTGCATCTCCAATTGCGACAAGATCACGCCCGGCATGCTGATGGCGTCGCTGCGCCTCAACATCCCGACCGTTTTCGTGTCCGGCGGGCCGATGGAAGCCGGCAAGGTGGTGCTCGCCGGCAAGACGCAGGCGCTAGATCTGGTCGATGCCATGGTCGCCGCCGCCGACGACAAGATCTCCGACGAGGACGTCAAGATCATCGAACGCTCGGCCTGCCCGACCTGCGGCTCCTGCTCGGGCATGTTCACCGCCAATTCGATGAACTGCCTGACCGAAGCGCTCGGCCTCTCGCTGCCCGGCAACGGCTCGACGTTGGCCACCCATGCCGACCGCAAGCGCCTCTTCGTCGAGGCCGGCCATCTGATCGTCGATCTCGCCCAGCGGTATTACGAACAGGACGACGAGACCGCGCTGCCGCGCAACATCGCCTCGAAGGGCGCCTTCGAGAACGCCATGACGCTCGACATCGCTATGGGCGGCTCGACCAACACCGTGCTGCATATCCTGGCCGCCGCCCATGAGGGCGAGATCAACTTCGACCAGGATGACATCGACGCGCTGTCACGCAGGGTTCCGGTTCTGTGCAAGGTTGCCCCCGCCAAAGCGGATGTGCACATGGAAGACGTTCATCGCGCCGGCGGCATCATGGCCATCCTGGGTCAGCTCGACAATGCCGGGCTGATCAACCGCGACTTGCCGACCGTGCATACATCAACGCTCGGCGAAGCGCTCGATCATTGGGATATTTCCCGCACCTCCAGCCAGAGCGTCCGCGATTTCTTCCTGGCTGCACCCGGCGGCGTGCCGACGCAAGTCGCCTTCAGCCAGGACCGCCGCTGGGACGAGCTCGATCTCGACCGCGAGAAGGGCGTTATCCGCTCGGTGGAACATCCCTTTTCCAAGGACGGCGGCCTCGCCGTGCTGAAAGGCAATCTGGCGATCGACGGCTGCATCGTGAAGACAGCGGGCGTCGATGAATCGATCCTGAAATTCACCGGCCCGGCCCGGGTGTTCGAAAGCCAAGACGCCAGCGTCAAGGCGATCCTGGGGAACGAAATCAAGGCCGGCGATGTCGTCGTCATCCGCTATGAGGGACCGCGCGGCGGCCCCGGCATGCAGGAAATGCTCTATCCGACCAGCTATCTGAAGTCGAAGGGCCTCGGCAAAGCCTGCGCTCTGGTCACCGACGGCCGCTTCTCCGGCGGCACGTCGGGCCTGTCGATCGGCCATGCTTCTCCGGAAGCGGCGGAAGGCGGGCTGATCGGACTGGTGCAGGAAGGCGATACGATCGAGATCGATATCCCGAACCGCAGCATCCGCCTTGCCGTCGCCGAGGTCGAACTGGCCGCGCGGCGCGCGGCGATGGAGGCCAAGGGAGCCGCAGCCTGGAAGCCCGAGGAAAAGCGCAAGCGCAAGGTGACGACGGCGTTGCGTGCCTATGCCACGATGGCGACCAGCGCGGCAAAGGGCGCGGTCAGGCACGTCCCGGAGTGA
- a CDS encoding VOC family protein, producing MQKITTCLWFDGQAEEAMNHYVSIFKNSKVLSVLRWPKGHADEGKVLVTTFELDGVPFQALNGGPQFKFNEAMSQSIDCKTQEEVDYFWEKLTEGGEPGVCSWLKDKFGVSWQVVPEQLPRLLLDPDRAKAGRVMSAMMQMGKIDIAKIEEAAKG from the coding sequence ATGCAAAAGATCACCACCTGCCTGTGGTTCGATGGCCAGGCCGAGGAGGCGATGAACCACTACGTCTCCATCTTCAAGAATTCGAAGGTATTGAGCGTTTTGCGTTGGCCCAAGGGTCACGCCGATGAGGGCAAAGTGCTGGTGACCACGTTCGAACTCGACGGGGTGCCGTTCCAGGCGCTCAATGGCGGCCCGCAATTCAAGTTCAACGAGGCGATGTCACAGTCGATCGACTGCAAGACGCAGGAAGAGGTCGACTATTTCTGGGAGAAGCTCACCGAGGGCGGCGAGCCCGGCGTCTGCAGCTGGCTGAAAGACAAGTTCGGCGTCTCCTGGCAGGTCGTGCCGGAGCAGTTGCCGAGGCTGCTTCTGGATCCGGACAGGGCCAAGGCCGGCCGTGTGATGTCGGCGATGATGCAGATGGGCAAGATCGACATCGCCAAGATCGAGGAAGCGGCGAAGGGGTGA
- a CDS encoding class II glutamine amidotransferase produces the protein MCRWAAYLGEAVFLEDIVTAPCHSLIAQSHCAQEAKSPTNGDGFGLAWYGDRPEPGLYRDILPAWSDPNLKSLCRQIKSGLFLAHVRASTGGATSRMNCHPFISGRWSFMHNGQIGGFEKIRRALENSLSDAVFDQREGTTDSELFFLLMIDEGLSEDPQGAVSRATSRVVDASRRAGLEPALKLTAAFSDGQSLYAVRYASDNQAPTLYTSTFGRGVGRCIVSEPFDRDGGYWQAIPPSSFVTITGDGMTIRPFVPAAAKLALAG, from the coding sequence ATGTGCCGGTGGGCGGCCTATCTCGGCGAAGCGGTCTTCCTCGAAGACATCGTCACCGCGCCCTGCCATTCGCTGATCGCCCAGAGCCACTGCGCCCAGGAAGCGAAATCGCCGACCAATGGCGACGGTTTTGGTCTTGCCTGGTATGGCGACCGGCCCGAGCCCGGTCTTTACCGTGATATCCTGCCAGCCTGGTCCGATCCCAATCTGAAGAGCCTGTGCCGGCAGATCAAATCCGGCCTGTTTCTCGCCCATGTGCGGGCGTCGACAGGCGGCGCCACCAGCCGCATGAACTGCCATCCTTTCATCTCCGGCCGCTGGTCGTTCATGCACAACGGCCAGATCGGCGGTTTCGAGAAGATCCGCCGCGCGCTGGAAAACTCGCTCTCCGACGCGGTCTTCGACCAACGCGAGGGCACCACCGATTCCGAACTCTTCTTCCTGCTGATGATCGACGAGGGACTGTCCGAAGATCCGCAAGGCGCGGTATCTCGCGCCACCAGTCGTGTCGTCGATGCCTCGCGTCGCGCCGGTCTTGAGCCGGCTTTGAAACTCACCGCCGCCTTCTCTGACGGCCAATCGCTCTATGCAGTCCGCTACGCCAGCGACAACCAGGCACCAACGCTCTACACCTCCACCTTTGGTAGGGGCGTCGGCCGCTGCATCGTTTCCGAGCCCTTCGATCGCGACGGCGGCTACTGGCAGGCGATCCCGCCATCAAGCTTCGTCACCATCACCGGCGACGGCATGACCATTCGCCCCTTCGTGCCTGCCGCGGCAAAGCTGGCGCTGGCCGGCTGA
- a CDS encoding peptide chain release factor 3, producing the protein MAEDITQAVARRRTFAIIAHPDAGKTTLTEKLLLFGGAIQLAGEVKAKKDRIQTRSDWMKIERERGISVVTSVMTFEYEDNVFNLLDTPGHEDFADDTYRTLSAVDSAVMVIDAAKGIEPRTLKLFEVCRLRDIPIITFINKMDRESRDPFEILDEIEQKLALDTAPITWPIGRGKTFSGTYHLALNAVRKGDAEKERTPVNGPDSNRVAGLLPENEREAFIEELELAREACRPLDIDAFREGHLTPVYFGSALRNYGVRDLIEALGAYGPPPRAQEADTRKVQATEDKMTSFVFKIQANMDPNHRDRIAFVRVCSGKLERGMKAKLVRTGKPMSLSAPQFFFARTRVTADEAFAGDVVGIPNHGTLRIGDTLTEGEEILFRGVPNFAPEILRRVRLGDAMKAKKLKEALHQMAEEGVVQLFSPEDGSPAIVGVVGALQLDVLKERLNFEYTLPVDFEMSRFSVCRWISADDKAEVHRFIEAHRGDIARDLDNDPVFLAQHAFSLNYEAERWKAIQFAAIKDYQVRDRAA; encoded by the coding sequence TTGGCTGAAGACATCACGCAGGCGGTGGCGCGCCGCCGCACCTTCGCGATCATCGCGCACCCCGACGCCGGCAAGACGACGCTCACCGAAAAGCTGCTGCTGTTCGGCGGCGCCATCCAGCTTGCCGGCGAGGTCAAGGCCAAGAAGGACCGCATCCAGACCCGGTCCGACTGGATGAAGATCGAGCGCGAGCGCGGCATTTCCGTCGTCACCTCGGTGATGACCTTCGAATATGAGGACAATGTCTTCAACCTGCTCGACACGCCCGGCCACGAGGATTTCGCTGACGACACCTATCGCACGCTGTCGGCTGTGGACTCTGCCGTCATGGTCATCGATGCCGCCAAGGGCATCGAGCCGCGCACGCTGAAACTGTTCGAGGTCTGCCGGCTGCGCGACATCCCGATCATCACTTTCATCAACAAGATGGACCGCGAAAGCCGAGATCCGTTCGAAATCCTCGACGAGATCGAGCAGAAGCTGGCACTGGATACCGCGCCGATCACCTGGCCGATCGGCCGTGGCAAGACCTTTTCCGGCACCTATCACCTGGCGCTGAACGCCGTGCGCAAGGGCGATGCGGAGAAAGAACGTACGCCGGTCAACGGACCTGACTCCAACCGCGTCGCCGGCCTGCTGCCGGAAAACGAGCGCGAGGCCTTCATCGAGGAACTGGAGCTGGCGCGCGAAGCCTGCCGCCCACTCGACATTGACGCCTTCCGCGAGGGCCATCTGACGCCGGTCTATTTCGGTTCGGCGCTACGCAACTACGGTGTGCGCGACCTGATCGAAGCGCTCGGCGCCTATGGGCCGCCGCCGCGTGCCCAGGAGGCGGACACCCGCAAGGTCCAAGCGACCGAGGACAAGATGACCTCGTTCGTTTTCAAGATCCAGGCCAACATGGATCCCAACCATCGCGACCGCATCGCCTTCGTCCGTGTCTGCTCCGGCAAGCTGGAGCGCGGCATGAAGGCCAAGCTGGTGCGCACGGGAAAGCCGATGTCGCTGTCGGCGCCGCAATTCTTCTTTGCCCGCACCCGCGTCACCGCCGACGAGGCCTTTGCCGGCGATGTCGTCGGCATCCCCAACCACGGCACGCTGCGCATCGGCGACACGCTGACGGAGGGCGAGGAAATCTTGTTCCGTGGCGTGCCCAACTTCGCGCCGGAAATCCTGCGCCGCGTCCGCCTGGGCGACGCAATGAAGGCCAAGAAGCTGAAGGAAGCGCTGCACCAGATGGCCGAGGAAGGCGTCGTGCAATTGTTCTCGCCGGAGGACGGCTCACCGGCCATCGTCGGCGTCGTTGGCGCCCTGCAACTCGACGTGTTGAAGGAGCGGCTGAACTTCGAATACACGCTGCCGGTCGATTTCGAGATGTCACGCTTTTCCGTCTGCCGCTGGATCTCGGCCGACGACAAGGCCGAGGTTCACCGCTTCATCGAGGCGCATCGCGGCGACATTGCCCGCGACCTCGACAACGACCCGGTGTTCCTGGCCCAGCACGCCTTCTCGCTCAACTACGAAGCCGAGCGCTGGAAGGCGATTCAGTTTGCGGCGATCAAGGACTATCAGGTCCGCGACAGAGCGGCTTGA
- a CDS encoding DUF6356 family protein: MTARLARLFTSHPAAVGESYFGHMAFAAWFSSRLFMAAGAALIHAFLPFLFDSTASRIVRELYERTHNRGR; the protein is encoded by the coding sequence ATGACGGCACGGCTTGCAAGACTTTTCACCTCACACCCGGCTGCGGTGGGCGAGAGCTATTTCGGCCATATGGCGTTCGCCGCGTGGTTCTCGTCGCGACTGTTCATGGCGGCTGGCGCTGCGCTCATTCACGCTTTCTTGCCGTTTTTGTTCGACTCTACGGCAAGTCGAATCGTTCGCGAACTCTACGAGCGGACGCACAACAGAGGACGATAG